A part of Candidatus Electrothrix aestuarii genomic DNA contains:
- a CDS encoding ABC transporter ATP-binding protein yields the protein MYQKPAHRLLEIFHPFGKKYHTPFCALNNINFELKKGQALGVIGRNGSGKSSLLQLITGIQQPTTGSVHVNGRISALLELGAGFNPEFTGRENVYLNTAIQGFSEADTNERFQRIAEFADIGEFIDRPVKTYSSGMYIRLAFAAAVSVQPEILIVDEALSVGDIFFQQKCMTHMQKMMEGCTIVLVSHDMHSIANLCDRVLLLENGRIAFDGPPVEGVSHYTKILHNQNFSGNKACKPEQAPEEQHPTELIKKNLSPENDNSDWITVSEDKRSGAGEAVIERLRVTCNSGPLDVVKKGDLISIELLVKATSALDEIIFGYNVKDRVGNAVFGENTLCLDSPSQHLDAGYNVITYTFYWPEIFPDKYTVTVGIGQGSDPLRHVIQCWAHNIVSLTALAPGRSLHGIFNNKLSSLEILPIQEPTESKETRSAL from the coding sequence AAAACCGGCACATAGACTTCTGGAAATATTCCATCCATTTGGTAAAAAATACCATACACCGTTTTGCGCTCTCAATAATATCAATTTTGAGCTAAAAAAAGGGCAAGCTCTTGGTGTTATTGGTCGAAACGGAAGCGGAAAATCATCGCTACTTCAACTCATCACCGGCATTCAGCAACCCACAACAGGTAGCGTGCATGTCAATGGACGAATTTCGGCTCTTCTTGAACTGGGTGCAGGTTTTAATCCTGAATTTACCGGCAGAGAAAACGTCTATCTGAATACGGCAATCCAGGGTTTTTCTGAAGCTGATACAAATGAACGCTTCCAACGAATTGCTGAGTTTGCAGATATCGGAGAATTCATTGACCGCCCGGTTAAAACATACTCCAGTGGTATGTACATCCGTCTGGCCTTTGCCGCTGCGGTCAGTGTGCAGCCAGAGATCCTGATTGTTGATGAGGCACTTTCTGTTGGTGATATCTTTTTTCAGCAAAAATGCATGACCCATATGCAGAAAATGATGGAGGGTTGCACCATCGTCCTGGTCAGCCATGATATGCACTCCATCGCGAACCTCTGTGACCGCGTTCTGCTCCTGGAAAACGGCCGAATTGCCTTTGACGGGCCTCCGGTAGAGGGTGTTAGTCACTACACGAAGATACTCCATAATCAAAACTTCAGTGGAAACAAAGCGTGCAAACCCGAGCAAGCCCCTGAAGAGCAACATCCAACAGAGCTTATTAAAAAAAATTTATCGCCGGAAAACGATAATTCAGACTGGATTACTGTATCTGAGGACAAGCGTTCAGGTGCAGGCGAGGCGGTTATAGAACGATTACGTGTAACCTGCAACAGCGGCCCTCTTGACGTGGTGAAAAAAGGGGATCTGATCAGTATAGAGTTATTGGTTAAAGCGACTTCTGCCTTAGATGAAATTATTTTCGGCTATAATGTCAAGGACAGGGTGGGAAATGCTGTTTTCGGGGAAAACACCCTCTGTCTTGACTCCCCTTCCCAGCATCTTGATGCTGGATACAATGTTATTACCTACACCTTTTACTGGCCCGAAATTTTCCCAGATAAGTACACAGTCACTGTAGGAATTGGCCAAGGGAGTGATCCCCTCCGCCATGTTATCCAATGTTGGGCACATAATATCGTTTCACTGACAGCCCTGGCACCGGGCCGCTCTCTTCATGGTATATTTAATAACAAACTTTCCTCATTGGAGATTCTCCCCATCCAGGAACCTACTGAAAGCAAGGAAACTCGCTCCGCACTATAG